One window of the Thalassoroseus pseudoceratinae genome contains the following:
- a CDS encoding SirB1 family protein has protein sequence MPEPRNFSEPDYRHDTEFSKLLARRADVDLTIAALEVARDAYPEMQFDETLRWFDLRANYLREKFAASVFEREALEALCEELGRRQELTGSDAAFDDPDASYLNRIVVTGQGIPLSLSLVYMGVAERAGLTLSGVSAPQHFLSRCETAEGPLFVDAFTPGRILTASECIEWLSDLTEMTDEQIRPFLEPAGPRMILVRMLNNLKVVHAKHENWDAAWKVQHRLMTLKPGSYQERRDMGILSVHADRTLSAIKLLTGCLRNCPQEEREVLKEHLEMAHSSHARWN, from the coding sequence ATGCCTGAACCACGAAACTTCTCCGAACCGGATTACCGTCACGATACGGAATTCTCGAAACTATTAGCCCGACGTGCGGATGTGGATTTGACAATCGCCGCGTTGGAAGTCGCTCGGGATGCGTATCCGGAGATGCAATTCGACGAAACATTGCGTTGGTTCGATCTGCGAGCGAACTACCTCCGAGAGAAGTTCGCCGCCAGCGTTTTTGAACGCGAAGCACTTGAGGCGTTGTGTGAGGAGTTAGGACGTCGGCAAGAATTGACAGGCAGCGACGCGGCTTTCGACGACCCCGATGCAAGTTATCTCAACCGGATCGTCGTCACCGGACAAGGGATTCCGTTGAGTTTATCGCTGGTCTACATGGGCGTTGCCGAGCGGGCGGGTTTGACGCTCAGCGGCGTGTCCGCTCCGCAGCACTTCTTGTCCCGATGCGAAACGGCCGAAGGACCGTTGTTCGTCGATGCCTTCACACCCGGGCGAATTCTCACCGCCTCGGAATGCATCGAGTGGTTGTCCGATCTGACGGAAATGACGGACGAACAAATTCGGCCATTCCTCGAACCCGCCGGACCACGCATGATTCTCGTCCGCATGCTGAACAATCTGAAAGTCGTGCATGCCAAGCACGAGAATTGGGACGCAGCGTGGAAGGTGCAACACCGACTGATGACACTCAAGCCGGGTTCGTATCAGGAACGCCGAGACATGGGCATTCTATCCGTGCACGCGGACCGGACGCTCAGTGCGATTAAACTTCTCACTGGTTGTCTGCGGAATTGTCCTCAGGAAGAACGCGAGGTACTCAAAGAGCATCTCGAAATGGCCCACTCCAGTCACGCGCGGTGGAACTAA
- a CDS encoding MFS transporter — MTLQSTETVSSAPLPVTSPSLPQTLSPEPVATSAPFYYGWVMLGVAMVTAFASSPGQTFGISVYNEPIRTSLGLSHSELALAYMLGTILGAMPLTYVGMFMDRHGLRRTLLVILTVLLTACVTLAMAGNWFVLLFAFAMLRLVGPGAMAFLSGNTLPFWFERRLGLVEGIRTLSIASAMAIMPRVNSWLIDAYDWRTAYLIQGGVIFGVLFPAFFFIVRNRPEDIGQQIDNGKVLPDSHPHARRIVSDLTLSEAIRTPAFWVVSAGVGMFSMILTAIVFHFVPILQDRGLTEADYKLTMSFFAICWATFQFSGGTLSDYVSARWLCAIGLLGLAISSMLLINVSTTAMCVTVGMVLGASQGTFFGSTHPLWARYFGRRHLGRIRGVVTTSAVASSSLGPFIAGASRDWFGSFDPALWFFVALPIPLVIAAAWVQPPVKSADSLDV; from the coding sequence GTGACTTTGCAATCGACGGAAACCGTTTCATCGGCTCCGCTGCCGGTGACTTCCCCGAGTCTGCCACAAACGCTCTCCCCGGAACCGGTCGCGACCTCCGCACCGTTTTACTATGGATGGGTGATGCTCGGCGTGGCGATGGTGACGGCGTTCGCCAGTTCACCGGGGCAAACGTTCGGCATCTCCGTCTACAACGAACCAATCCGTACCAGCCTGGGTTTATCGCATAGTGAATTGGCGTTGGCGTACATGCTGGGCACGATCTTAGGAGCGATGCCGCTCACATACGTCGGCATGTTCATGGACCGCCACGGGTTGCGACGTACGTTACTTGTCATCCTGACGGTCTTGCTCACCGCATGTGTGACGTTGGCGATGGCGGGGAACTGGTTTGTGTTGTTGTTCGCGTTTGCGATGCTCAGGCTCGTCGGACCGGGGGCGATGGCGTTCCTCAGCGGCAACACGCTACCGTTCTGGTTCGAACGCCGACTTGGGCTCGTCGAAGGCATCCGCACATTGTCGATCGCTTCGGCGATGGCGATCATGCCAAGGGTCAATTCTTGGTTGATCGACGCGTATGATTGGCGAACCGCTTACCTGATCCAAGGCGGTGTGATTTTCGGCGTGCTGTTCCCGGCATTCTTTTTCATCGTGCGGAATCGGCCGGAGGACATCGGTCAACAAATCGACAACGGCAAAGTCCTGCCGGATTCTCACCCGCATGCTCGCCGCATCGTCTCGGACCTCACGCTTTCCGAAGCGATCCGCACACCGGCGTTTTGGGTGGTGTCCGCGGGGGTCGGGATGTTCTCGATGATTCTGACGGCGATCGTCTTCCACTTCGTTCCGATCCTGCAAGACCGAGGACTCACCGAAGCCGACTACAAACTCACCATGTCGTTCTTCGCAATCTGCTGGGCGACCTTCCAATTTAGTGGTGGAACGCTGTCCGATTATGTGTCCGCTCGCTGGTTGTGTGCGATCGGACTGCTTGGTTTAGCGATCTCATCCATGTTGCTGATCAATGTGAGCACCACGGCGATGTGTGTCACGGTCGGGATGGTGCTGGGGGCGTCACAAGGAACGTTCTTCGGAAGCACGCATCCGTTGTGGGCCAGATACTTCGGACGACGACATCTAGGACGCATTCGCGGTGTTGTTACCACGAGCGCGGTTGCGAGTTCGAGTCTCGGACCGTTTATCGCGGGGGCGTCTCGCGATTGGTTTGGCTCGTTCGACCCGGCATTGTGGTTCTTTGTGGCGTTGCCGATTCCATTGGTGATCGCCGCCGCTTGGGTTCAACCGCCGGTGAAATCCGCCGATAGCCTCGACGTGTGA
- a CDS encoding HEAT repeat domain-containing protein, whose protein sequence is MTQAICLTMRALATSRSEHAAPMLLKALDVPHAGVQVAAVDAIAEYCSPRTQIELIRHFRRLSPEAQEQLVVTANNLAGPLRKCLTTRSDASQDVMAILEAGTTGNLLPLVAQCLSEHPNFLDERMVSVFRVLVDRVHDQLRTKSTDPRHAAAMQVRHASLAALNLPAATLTKSPYRDAIVEAILILGQTNDEAVRLVLGSGSEIRQLVFQFLQTSTHPGVMDLTLQFLNTSRPPLKVFEILGKRSDPEFIAATLRWVRKSPTTMQARNLQQIESLPWLDAPEEVLPLLPEALQPAVLTLLSHVAVADNVKERVREWILRNGTFEARDSVLAGGMPVNGDSVREIVADALNSEEPQSQAWALTQVRQQRLPDALEQLVNGLDSTADVVREAAREELSDFDLQRILASYDRFDEDHAERAGQLVLKIDPQATEQLAKEFFHPIRQRRIRAITGSVSLGLHWHVLPTLLELLNDNDEQIRRVVVETLAEMPVPSVVAALQQHRGDPNIRVREAIDSALSQLAGLVADDGLEVPSQTVSESASAEV, encoded by the coding sequence ATGACACAAGCCATTTGTCTGACGATGCGAGCATTGGCGACATCGCGTAGCGAACATGCCGCGCCCATGCTGCTTAAAGCGTTGGATGTACCCCACGCGGGTGTGCAGGTTGCGGCGGTGGACGCCATCGCGGAGTACTGTTCGCCACGAACGCAGATCGAACTGATTCGTCATTTTCGTCGTTTGTCCCCGGAAGCGCAGGAACAGCTTGTTGTCACGGCGAACAACTTGGCCGGCCCGTTGCGAAAATGTTTGACGACCCGCAGCGATGCCTCTCAGGATGTCATGGCCATTCTCGAGGCGGGAACGACTGGGAATCTGCTTCCGTTGGTGGCTCAATGTCTCAGCGAACATCCGAACTTCCTCGACGAACGAATGGTTTCCGTCTTTCGGGTTTTGGTCGATCGGGTGCATGATCAACTCCGGACCAAATCGACCGATCCTCGGCATGCAGCCGCGATGCAAGTTCGGCATGCGAGTTTGGCGGCGTTGAATCTTCCCGCAGCGACTCTGACCAAATCGCCGTATCGAGATGCGATCGTTGAAGCCATCTTGATTTTGGGGCAAACCAACGACGAAGCCGTGCGACTCGTGCTTGGTAGTGGCAGTGAGATTCGTCAGCTAGTCTTCCAATTCTTGCAGACAAGCACGCACCCCGGCGTCATGGATTTGACACTGCAATTCCTGAATACATCGCGGCCGCCGTTGAAAGTTTTCGAGATTCTCGGGAAGCGGTCCGATCCGGAATTCATCGCGGCCACTTTGCGTTGGGTGCGGAAGAGTCCGACAACGATGCAAGCCCGGAACCTTCAACAAATCGAATCGTTGCCTTGGCTGGATGCTCCCGAAGAGGTGCTGCCGCTGTTACCGGAGGCATTGCAACCGGCGGTTCTCACGTTGCTGTCGCACGTGGCGGTGGCTGACAATGTCAAAGAGCGGGTGCGTGAGTGGATTCTGCGGAACGGAACCTTTGAAGCTCGCGACTCAGTTTTGGCTGGCGGGATGCCGGTCAATGGGGATTCGGTCCGTGAAATCGTGGCCGACGCCTTGAACTCCGAGGAACCGCAATCGCAAGCGTGGGCGTTGACACAAGTTCGGCAACAACGACTGCCAGACGCTCTCGAACAACTTGTGAACGGGTTGGATAGCACCGCAGATGTCGTGCGGGAGGCGGCACGGGAAGAACTGTCTGACTTCGATCTGCAACGCATCTTGGCTTCGTATGACCGGTTCGATGAAGATCACGCCGAACGGGCCGGACAGTTGGTCTTGAAGATCGACCCTCAAGCCACTGAGCAATTGGCGAAAGAATTTTTTCACCCGATCCGGCAGCGGCGAATTCGTGCGATCACCGGTTCCGTGTCACTGGGTCTGCACTGGCATGTCTTGCCGACACTCTTGGAACTGCTCAACGACAATGACGAGCAAATTCGTCGCGTTGTCGTCGAGACATTGGCGGAGATGCCAGTCCCGTCGGTCGTTGCGGCGTTACAACAACATCGAGGCGATCCCAATATTCGAGTCCGCGAAGCGATTGATTCCGCCTTGAGTCAATTGGCCGGATTAGTCGCTGACGACGGCTTGGAAGTTCCAAGCCAGACGGTTTCCGAATCAGCATCCGCGGAAGTTTGA
- a CDS encoding DUF6807 domain-containing protein codes for MSFLRACCLSAMLLSGGSLIAADKAVQITEGDGKTIDVSVGGKPFTTFNYGSDLPKPFFSPVRGPDGTVLTREIATPGKKGLDHPHHKGIWVAVDEVNGVKFWKEDGRIKNVSVKIDKAKGDPAVMTVTNHWLNEAGEPVVTEKSTIRIFSNYVVEYAINFIAEHGPVTFEDTKEGLFGFRMVDSMRENEGGHVVTSEGVKGTKAAWGKPAKWIDYYGEVEGDTFGLTIFDHPKNFRPSRYHVRNYGLFSINPWGEKAYAGNEVPPTELEKGDSLMLRYAMYIHGGDTKSAKVAETYENWLKTTW; via the coding sequence ATGAGTTTTCTACGTGCCTGCTGTTTGTCGGCCATGCTACTGAGCGGCGGATCGCTGATCGCGGCGGACAAAGCGGTTCAAATCACCGAAGGTGATGGCAAAACGATCGACGTGAGCGTAGGCGGAAAGCCGTTCACGACGTTCAACTACGGATCGGATCTGCCAAAGCCGTTCTTCTCTCCGGTTCGCGGACCGGACGGCACCGTACTGACACGGGAGATTGCAACACCCGGCAAAAAAGGTCTCGATCACCCACACCACAAGGGGATTTGGGTTGCCGTCGATGAAGTTAACGGCGTGAAGTTCTGGAAGGAAGACGGCCGGATCAAAAACGTCTCTGTCAAAATTGACAAGGCGAAAGGCGATCCGGCCGTGATGACCGTCACGAATCATTGGCTCAACGAAGCCGGTGAACCGGTCGTTACCGAGAAATCAACGATCCGCATTTTCTCGAACTATGTCGTCGAGTACGCGATCAACTTCATCGCCGAGCACGGTCCCGTGACGTTCGAAGATACGAAAGAAGGACTGTTCGGCTTCCGCATGGTCGATTCGATGCGGGAAAACGAAGGCGGACATGTGGTCACGTCGGAAGGCGTGAAGGGCACGAAAGCCGCCTGGGGAAAACCGGCGAAGTGGATTGATTACTACGGCGAAGTCGAAGGCGATACGTTCGGCCTGACGATTTTCGATCATCCCAAGAACTTCCGTCCGTCGCGATATCACGTGCGGAACTACGGATTGTTCTCGATCAATCCATGGGGAGAGAAAGCCTACGCCGGCAACGAAGTTCCCCCGACGGAACTCGAAAAAGGCGACTCGCTGATGCTGCGATACGCCATGTACATTCACGGCGGCGATACCAAGTCGGCGAAAGTCGCTGAAACCTACGAAAACTGGTTGAAAACGACCTGGTAA
- a CDS encoding DUF1559 domain-containing protein yields the protein MNSRSKRRGMTLIELLVVLAVIGVLVTLLLPAIQNAREAARRTACRNNLKQIGIGLHLYHDACGTLPSGYVANLDDPSDEKGWGWSVLLLPYLEQTALHDALRPTEHSLTQVVSDPVKLAFLQTPLDLFVCPSDRSNVLAHEFRSIVIPETATTNQTTLTEAIPGRSLEPLVTNVATHVTTTHPWPSCPASIFIFAHLPPPPPPNPDPEPDPKPDPDPVPTPTPNPQPAPTLPAGASFNVAKSNYVGVFGSRWAEQRVDWSEASFAGNGLFGRNSSVKFAHILDGTSNTLAIGERNMRNYAATWPGVDSSQGCTAADNQTVLGTAFYPINDDPSLTNVDCDGTGSANFSSYHPGGSNFLMADGSVRFLSETIDFRRNATSDEMGLFQKLADRSDEGGR from the coding sequence ATGAATTCCCGTTCAAAGCGACGAGGCATGACGCTCATCGAGTTGCTCGTGGTGCTGGCGGTGATTGGCGTTCTTGTGACGCTACTTTTACCAGCCATCCAAAATGCTCGTGAAGCGGCTCGACGGACAGCATGTCGGAACAATCTCAAGCAAATTGGCATCGGCTTACATCTCTATCACGACGCATGTGGCACGTTACCATCCGGCTATGTGGCCAACCTAGACGACCCCAGTGACGAGAAGGGGTGGGGATGGAGTGTGTTGCTGCTGCCATACTTGGAGCAGACCGCACTTCATGACGCGTTGCGTCCTACCGAGCACTCGCTCACCCAGGTTGTATCCGATCCGGTGAAGCTGGCATTCCTTCAGACGCCGTTGGATCTTTTCGTTTGCCCATCGGATCGCAGCAACGTGTTGGCTCACGAGTTCCGTTCGATTGTCATTCCCGAAACGGCGACCACGAATCAGACCACGTTGACCGAAGCCATACCCGGCCGTTCGCTGGAACCATTGGTAACAAACGTTGCCACTCACGTGACAACGACGCACCCGTGGCCCAGCTGTCCGGCAAGCATCTTCATCTTCGCCCATTTGCCACCGCCGCCTCCACCGAATCCCGATCCCGAACCGGACCCCAAACCGGACCCCGATCCGGTACCAACACCGACACCCAATCCCCAACCAGCGCCAACGCTCCCTGCAGGCGCTTCGTTCAATGTTGCGAAGTCGAATTATGTGGGTGTGTTTGGAAGTCGTTGGGCGGAACAGCGAGTGGACTGGTCGGAAGCTAGTTTCGCAGGGAATGGACTGTTCGGTCGAAACTCAAGCGTCAAGTTTGCTCACATTCTGGATGGGACGAGCAATACGCTGGCGATCGGGGAACGGAACATGCGGAACTACGCCGCAACGTGGCCCGGCGTGGATTCCTCCCAAGGTTGCACCGCGGCCGACAATCAAACCGTACTAGGAACCGCGTTCTATCCCATCAATGACGATCCTTCTCTCACCAATGTCGACTGCGATGGAACGGGTTCGGCGAATTTCAGCAGTTACCATCCGGGCGGTTCAAATTTCCTGATGGCGGATGGATCGGTGCGGTTCTTATCCGAAACCATCGACTTTCGCCGGAACGCCACATCCGACGAGATGGGACTGTTTCAAAAGTTGGCAGATCGTAGTGACGAAGGGGGCCGTTGA
- a CDS encoding DNA gyrase inhibitor YacG, translating to MIRSQTCPICNEELPPELTADSPYFPFCSKRCQLIDLGRWADGRYAIVDEMTPEQMAEEFDKQNESGYFEG from the coding sequence ATGATTCGTTCACAAACTTGTCCGATCTGTAACGAGGAACTTCCGCCGGAATTGACCGCCGATTCACCGTACTTTCCGTTTTGCAGCAAACGGTGTCAATTGATCGATCTCGGTCGCTGGGCGGACGGTCGGTATGCGATCGTCGACGAAATGACGCCCGAACAGATGGCGGAGGAATTCGACAAACAAAACGAAAGCGGATACTTCGAGGGCTAA
- the cls gene encoding cardiolipin synthase: protein MDWLLSWHWTTLITGMSFLVQLCLLPLLLLHKKKHPESTVAWLMLLLMVPIFGGVVFVIFGINRVERKAARRALASRAITRNLPELTQYQLIPSEKYSVHQRRLMRLATRLAETVPTNNNKVEIVADTNRTFGLIEQAIREAKQSIHLEYYIWQPDATGLRLRDWLVERARSGVEVRVLVDGIGSWAMRRNRRFVQPMKDAGIQFATFLSGQHWRNRLLINLRSHRKIVVVDGQTGFTGGMNIGDEYLGLDPKLGYWRDTHMRIQGPAVLQLQQVFAEDWYHATGEELTAPSYYPPPIEGGPTAAQVLAGEPSGEAEVFHQLMFTAINEAERRLTLATSYFVPTPALAMALESAAYRGVKVRLLLCCQSAHMATVYAAQSYYDSLLQAGVEIYEYQKGLLHSKTMTIDGHWSFVGSPNFDSRSLLLNFEIGLAFYDSRVAQQLEEDFENDQKDARQLEYDEWVKRPKWRVLRENICRLFSPVL, encoded by the coding sequence ATGGATTGGTTGTTGAGTTGGCATTGGACGACCTTGATCACGGGAATGAGTTTTCTCGTGCAATTGTGTTTGTTGCCGTTGTTATTACTGCACAAGAAGAAGCACCCGGAGTCCACCGTTGCCTGGCTAATGCTGCTGTTGATGGTGCCGATTTTCGGTGGTGTCGTGTTCGTGATTTTCGGAATCAACCGTGTCGAACGCAAAGCCGCCCGGCGTGCGTTGGCCAGCCGAGCCATCACCCGCAACCTGCCGGAACTCACGCAGTATCAACTCATTCCCAGCGAAAAATACTCGGTTCATCAGCGACGACTCATGCGGTTGGCCACACGTCTTGCCGAGACCGTGCCAACTAACAACAACAAAGTCGAAATTGTCGCCGACACCAATCGGACTTTCGGATTGATCGAACAGGCCATCCGCGAGGCCAAACAATCCATCCACCTGGAGTATTACATCTGGCAACCCGATGCGACCGGATTGAGGCTACGGGATTGGCTCGTGGAACGGGCGCGGTCCGGGGTCGAGGTTCGTGTGCTGGTGGACGGGATCGGTTCCTGGGCGATGCGGCGAAATCGTCGCTTTGTCCAACCGATGAAAGACGCAGGCATCCAATTCGCAACGTTCCTCTCCGGACAACATTGGCGAAACCGATTGCTGATCAACTTGCGATCGCACCGCAAGATTGTCGTCGTCGATGGCCAAACCGGTTTCACCGGCGGGATGAATATCGGTGATGAATACTTAGGACTCGACCCAAAGTTGGGGTATTGGCGAGACACGCATATGCGGATTCAAGGCCCCGCGGTCTTGCAGTTGCAGCAAGTCTTCGCGGAGGATTGGTATCACGCCACCGGGGAAGAGTTGACGGCACCGAGTTACTATCCGCCGCCCATCGAAGGTGGACCAACCGCCGCTCAAGTTCTCGCGGGTGAACCGTCCGGCGAGGCGGAAGTGTTTCATCAATTGATGTTCACCGCGATCAACGAAGCGGAACGTCGATTGACGCTAGCCACTTCGTACTTTGTCCCCACACCCGCATTGGCGATGGCGTTGGAGTCGGCGGCGTATCGTGGCGTCAAAGTGCGATTGCTGTTGTGCTGCCAAAGCGCTCACATGGCAACGGTGTACGCAGCCCAATCCTACTATGATTCGCTCCTGCAAGCAGGCGTCGAAATCTACGAATACCAAAAGGGGTTGCTGCACTCGAAAACCATGACCATCGACGGTCATTGGAGTTTCGTCGGTTCCCCCAATTTCGATTCGCGAAGTCTGTTGTTGAACTTCGAGATCGGTCTGGCGTTTTACGATTCCCGCGTCGCCCAGCAGCTCGAAGAAGATTTCGAGAACGATCAGAAAGATGCCCGGCAATTAGAGTACGACGAATGGGTCAAACGCCCCAAATGGCGCGTCCTCCGCGAAAACATTTGTCGCTTGTTTTCCCCCGTCCTGTAG
- a CDS encoding DUF1570 domain-containing protein produces MRLSWLCCCLVGGVFFVPPLHADQITYVQDDGTQTTVEAQIYGSDRGAVALEMADGSLEVIPEARIVKREPGDGPEPLDEDAMIEQLTERFGKDKFRATSKRPFVVGLVLASPLESRIQETRATSFLREAVGFMKRVENEFKNYARQARISIDNPKHTLVALIFETDDDFEAYVEETRGGAQSLSAGNIAGFYSGLSNLLVLRLSECYDFATPLHEAMHQQVYNRGVFQRLAPLPVWFNEGIATSFEGNGDRIRNGPNRLNSHYARKSLAGGGLSWTETVQHDSTFRGDIFAGDAYRNAWSMHWFLLNNYDDQYKSYVERLGEKESLAEISPEQQLSEFEDVFGKSPAELESEFRRKLPIEMRRQRLSAVERRQAGLSETQSHLGEVVLTAVRQPNGLLQVQGQLTNISPLRDMAYYVTVVTGTGEFADWFVPDLKIRKSQRLPLQFVQKRIVGARGGPAGTFRVKIQSAIADSDTANAWKRGQLPSPLGE; encoded by the coding sequence ATGCGACTTTCCTGGCTGTGTTGTTGTCTCGTCGGCGGTGTCTTCTTCGTTCCGCCTTTGCACGCGGACCAGATCACGTACGTTCAAGACGATGGCACGCAAACCACTGTCGAAGCGCAGATTTACGGATCGGATCGCGGAGCGGTGGCGCTTGAGATGGCGGACGGATCGCTGGAAGTCATTCCGGAAGCCCGCATCGTCAAACGGGAACCGGGAGACGGTCCGGAACCACTCGACGAAGACGCGATGATCGAGCAACTCACCGAACGGTTCGGGAAGGATAAATTCCGAGCGACTTCCAAACGCCCGTTCGTGGTCGGTTTGGTGTTGGCGAGTCCGTTGGAGAGCAGAATTCAGGAAACGCGAGCGACTTCGTTTTTGCGGGAAGCCGTCGGGTTTATGAAGCGGGTCGAAAACGAATTCAAGAACTACGCTCGGCAAGCTCGCATTTCGATCGACAACCCCAAGCACACGCTCGTCGCGTTGATCTTCGAGACCGACGACGATTTCGAAGCCTATGTCGAAGAAACTCGTGGCGGAGCACAAAGCCTGTCAGCCGGGAACATCGCGGGGTTTTACTCGGGACTGTCCAACCTCTTGGTACTGCGGCTGAGTGAGTGCTACGACTTTGCCACCCCGCTGCATGAGGCGATGCACCAACAGGTTTACAATCGCGGTGTGTTTCAACGATTGGCACCGCTGCCGGTCTGGTTCAACGAGGGCATTGCCACGTCGTTTGAAGGCAATGGTGACCGCATCCGCAACGGTCCGAATCGGCTTAACTCGCATTATGCTCGCAAGTCGCTCGCCGGTGGTGGGCTCTCTTGGACGGAAACCGTGCAACACGACTCCACCTTCCGAGGTGACATCTTCGCCGGTGATGCTTACCGAAACGCCTGGAGTATGCACTGGTTTCTGCTCAACAATTACGACGACCAATACAAGAGCTACGTGGAACGGCTGGGCGAGAAAGAATCACTCGCGGAGATCAGTCCGGAGCAACAATTGTCGGAATTCGAGGATGTTTTCGGCAAATCTCCGGCGGAGTTGGAATCGGAGTTTCGCCGGAAGTTGCCGATCGAAATGCGACGCCAACGGCTCTCGGCGGTGGAGCGTCGGCAAGCCGGTCTCAGCGAAACACAATCACATCTGGGCGAAGTCGTGCTGACGGCGGTACGTCAACCGAACGGTTTGCTGCAAGTCCAAGGGCAACTCACGAACATCTCGCCACTCCGTGATATGGCGTATTATGTGACCGTTGTCACCGGTACGGGAGAGTTCGCGGACTGGTTCGTTCCGGACCTGAAAATTCGTAAGTCGCAACGGTTGCCCTTGCAATTTGTGCAAAAACGGATCGTTGGAGCGCGCGGCGGACCGGCGGGAACGTTCCGCGTGAAAATTCAGTCCGCCATCGCCGACAGCGACACCGCCAACGCGTGGAAACGCGGCCAACTACCGTCCCCATTGGGCGAATGA
- a CDS encoding anthranilate synthase component II, with product MIFVLDNYDSFTWNLVQRLGEMDSSLEIRVARNDQTTLDEIAGWQPERIIISPGPGTPNDSGLSREIISEFGTKIPVLGVCLGHQCIADVFGGQVVRADRLMHGKVSQVHHNNTGVFAGLENPFTATRYHSLIVPADSLSDDFELTAWTNDEDHPREVMGLRHKKHPIHGVQFHPESFLTLEGVKLLQNFLDL from the coding sequence ATGATTTTTGTTCTCGACAATTACGACTCGTTCACTTGGAACCTTGTTCAACGTCTGGGAGAGATGGACTCATCACTTGAGATCCGTGTCGCCCGTAACGACCAAACCACGCTGGACGAAATCGCCGGTTGGCAACCCGAGCGAATCATCATTTCTCCCGGTCCCGGTACGCCGAACGATTCCGGGTTATCGCGGGAGATCATCTCGGAATTCGGCACGAAGATTCCCGTGCTCGGCGTGTGTTTGGGACACCAATGCATCGCGGACGTGTTCGGCGGACAGGTTGTCCGAGCCGATCGCTTGATGCATGGCAAAGTGTCTCAAGTTCATCACAACAACACGGGAGTGTTCGCCGGATTGGAAAACCCGTTCACGGCCACCCGGTATCACAGTTTGATCGTGCCCGCGGATTCACTGTCCGACGATTTTGAACTCACCGCCTGGACCAACGACGAAGACCACCCCCGCGAAGTGATGGGTCTCCGTCACAAGAAACACCCCATCCACGGTGTCCAGTTCCACCCCGAAAGTTTCCTCACCCTCGAAGGCGTGAAACTCCTGCAAAACTTCCTCGATCTGTAA